One window of Scheffersomyces stipitis CBS 6054 chromosome 1, whole genome shotgun sequence genomic DNA carries:
- a CDS encoding predicted protein, whose amino-acid sequence MSKNIYHQKIAEKKADLARLQEFRELTGELASYLESIGNNLETMKGGAEGVALILANWQNVIKSISLASIGLMKYSDKDYTTDTPFPEPLVRIKLDRDDETTEDNEEGSSQIAAGIASDDRASTEGSQVQLFSESGNE is encoded by the coding sequence ATGCTGAAGAATATCTATCACCAGAAAATAGCAGAAAAAAAAGCAGATCTAGCTCGATTGCAGGAGTTTCGAGAACTAACAGGCGAACTAGCCTCATATTTGGAATCCATAGGAAACAACCTAGAGACCATGAAGGGCGGAGCAGAGGGCGTGGCGTTGATTCTTGCCAACTGGCAGAATGTGATAAAGTCGATTTCGTTGGCGTCAATTGGATTGATGAAATATTCCGACAAAGACTATACAACTGACACTCCGTTTCCAGAACCTCTTGTCAGAATAAAACTAGACAGAGACGACGAGACTACTGAAGACAACGAAGAAGGAAGTTCACAAATAGCAGCCGGAATAGCGTCCGATGACAGAGCAAGCACCGAAGGATCTCAAGTCCAACTATTCCTGGAGTCAGGCAACGAATGA
- the TMP1 gene encoding Thymidylate synthase (Thymidylate synthase (TS)(TSase)(TYSY)) yields the protein MTVLPNTAEQAYLDLCEKIINEGEFRPDRTGTGTKSLFAPPQLRFDLSNDTFPLLTTKKVFSRGIIHELLWFVAGSTDAKLLSEKGVKIWEGNGSREFLDNLGLTHRREGDLGPVYGFQWRHFGAEYKDCDADYTGQGYDQLADVIKKLKTNPYDRRIIMSAWNPPDFAKMALPPCHVFCQFFVSFPSTNPESNTSKQAKAETRPKLSCLLYQRSCDMGLGVPFNIASYALLTKMIAHIVDMDCGEFIHTLGDAHVYLDHIDAIKEQLTRTPKDFPKLLIKEERKDKITSIDDFRFEDFEIVGYEPYPPIKMKMSV from the coding sequence ATGACTGTCTTGCCAAATACTGCCGAACAGGCGTATCTCGATCTCTGTGAAAAGATCATCAACGAAGGAGAGTTCCGTCCCGATCGAACTGGAACAGGCACCAAATCACTTTTCGCACCTCCACAGTTAAGATTCGATTTGTCCAACGATACCTTCCCACTTCTCACCACCAAAAAGGTGTTTTCGCGTGGGATCATCCATGAGCTCTTGTGGTTTGTAGCCGGATCTACGGATGCCAAGTTGCTCAGTGAAAAAGGCGTCAAGATCTGGGAAGGCAATGGATCCCGTGAgttcttggacaacttggGGTTGACTCATAGAAGAGAAGGCGACTTGGGTCCCGTGTATGGATTCCAATGGAGACACTTTGGAGCAGAGTACAAAGACTGCGATGCCGACTACACTGGCCAAGGCTACGACCAACTTGCTGATGTCAtcaaaaagttgaagacaaaCCCCTACGACAGAAGAATCATAATGTCAGCCTGGAACCCACCAGACTTTGCCAAAATGGCTCTTCCTCCATGTCACGTTTTCTgtcaattcttcgtcagcTTTCCTTCTACCAATCCAGAATCTAACACTAGTAAACAGGCTAAAGCAGAAACCAGACCCAAGTTGAGCTGTTTGTTGTATCAAAGATCATGTGACATGGGCTTGGGTGTTCCGTTCAACATCGCTTCTTATGCTCttttgacgaagatgatTGCCCATATTGTTGATATGGACTGCGGTGAGTTCATACACACTTTGGGTGATGCTCATGTATACTTGGACCACATAGATGCAATCAAGGAACAGTTAACGAGAACCCCTAAGGACTTCCCTAAGTTGTTgataaaagaagaaagaaaggaCAAAATCACATCCATAGACGACTTTAGGTTCGAAGACTTTGAGATCGTTGGCTACGAGCCTTATCCTCCCatcaagatgaaaatgagtGTCTAA
- the NUP133 gene encoding Nuclear pore complex protein involved in poly(A)+ RNA transport, nuclear pore distribution, and possibly in the biogenesis of functional tRNA: protein MSLNGGIFRARKRPNTAVSVSEVSTTTISTSSGFPSTKSARELTKNTKYCVSKLPAVPSVLEPTSSSSSEVFNAYSDHESNYSLVVNEKTINVWSYKSTDPAPLAIQFPVESLENELSLLPLAILTKPSSGTSQDPGLAILYSSTGRIKFYESVQHAPALGLINDKSLELTIPINSKKGEYITLAENVEPAGIIVATSWKRCVLISLRDFKSKPHLSSVELLGPNSSPRLFLSSVLFGNSSGASEDEIVSIKSGKITNHGMTQEIVIQDSAGNFDYFTYQMLSANGSPYIDKKKSFRYNLVSAVENSVDGFLPGASLNCKFLDLWPLLSQENIYLCLCDVDEFNSNSGSKNLMLLTIKIDATGVLLYGTHKLMRYEPQQIASSTNKPKLFLPSPGNTAFVTIDNSIILTDIDTSYIQSPTTFSYYKPRWEDVIRLKSSVETIGFGYENKSADNSNKSNPALIIITKNFGVLRIERFSEEDDKSESKDPTDPLSIVKSHIEQAIFYAKSPEIEFDIYREVPQSVVLLAIESVVTEIINSTSPYLPAFLPSISEMLLQKSKLYQELITFSNRNFTGISSKIIPKIVEFLEKVEAALNLWLYIDEQQDPELRKVLEAVVLESNTISLSENDEVLRTFFSKGVQNINPVFTNLTERLVDNGNSTSNIVDLIVKVLYNGVYQIEAKYLLNHSEYPVIKSWIYDTDLVVRIEDIFTSEYCKDVILTQQRQANLIKFVEVLYYFVTIAIRYMQRYDQHSESLSDYSKWYKSRRHAWINVLLKNALVDDALSVAESYRDFSSVAFILDTEKEKGDNEEDINSKYGYYFDTYGYEFASSLYDYYLKNDKIQPLLLGFTNYKNYLDQYLEKGTIKTSSVAWIRYLLDSEFSKASDSLTRAATHKVDENIENREFKYSLAKLATIAASNGSGNSRATQEKLQLAENNLIAIRSQRALFKALVGEEQFKVLTYDFAKRFYTNASVENETKDRILEGSFTQLVENRPISNSDLINWLTLLKPSALDNNNFTLALKVASVEVNESRYQYLIKLIWLRLLVIGDDWSSLHKDLISSSDSQSKQKIRKTVLFHTLVEIGLDAKLVEQMHTLLRKGQIDDEIEDDINVREHTSLLLAKLTDYREEYNFQSWVESVQQEVKNSSNHQY from the coding sequence ATGTCTTTGAACGGTGGTATATTCCGAGCCCGTAAGCGTCCCAATACGGCTGTTTCGGTGTCGGAAGTTTCTACCACTACTATCTCCACCTCTAGTGGGTTCCCTTCTACAAAATCGGCACGAGAGTTGACCAAAAACACGAAGTACTGTGTTTCCAAGCTTCCTGCAGTTCCATCTGTGTTAGAGCCGACTTCTTCTAGTTCTTCGGAGGTGTTTAATGCTTATTCTGATCATGAATCTAACTACTCTCTTGTAGTTAATGAGAAGACGATCAATGTATGGAGCTATAAATCCACAGATCCTGCTCCTCTTGCCATCCAATTCCCCGTGGAATCACTTGAAAATGAGCTATCGCTATTGCCGTTGGCCATTTTGACCAAGCCGTCAAGCGGAACGAGCCAAGATCCTGGTTTGGCGATTTTATACTCTTCCACAGGTAGAATAAAGTTTTATGAAAGCGTACAACATGCTCCCGCATTGGGTCTTATCAACGACAAGTCGCTTGAATTGACAATCCCAATCAATAGCAAGAAGGGAGAATACATTACTTTGGCCGAAAACGTTGAACCAGCAGGTATCATCGTAGCTACGTCATGGAAGAGATGTGTCTTAATTTCGTTACGAGACTTCAAGAGTAAACCGCATTTGTCGAGCGTGGAATTGTTAGGTCCAAACAGCTCACCTAGATTATTTCTTTCATCTGTATTGTTTGGAAATTCTTCGGGAGCTTCTGAGGACGAAATAGTGAGCATCAAGTCAGGTAAGATAACCAACCATGGTATGACTCAGGAAATTGTCATTCAAGATTCGGCTGGAAATTTCGATTATTTCACCTACCAGATGTTGTCTGCAAACGGTTCGCCTTATATCGACAAAAAGAAGTCGTTTAGATACAATTTGGTATCGGCTGTAGAGAACAGTGTAGATGGATTCTTACCAGGGGCGTCATTGAACTGcaagttcttggacttgtGGCCCCTCTTACTGCAAGAAAACATATATCTTTGCTTATGTGACGTTGATGAATTCAACAGCAATAGTGGAtcgaagaacttgatgcTCTTGACTATCAAGATAGATGCTACGGGAGTATTGCTTTATGGAACTCACAAATTGATGAGATATGAGCCTCAGCAGATAGCTTCCTCTACCAACAAACCCAAAttgtttcttccaagtccGGGAAATACTGCTTTTGTCACTATTGACAATTCAATAATACTCACAGATATAGATACGTCTTACATTCAAAGTCCAACTACATTTTCATACTACAAACCCAGATGGGAAGATGTGATAAGATTGAAGTCCTCGGTGGAAACAATTGGATTTGGCTACGAAAACAAGTCTGCAGACAACTCTAATAAATCCAACCCAGCACTTATCATTATAACCAAGAACTTTGGAGTCTTGAGAATAGAGAgattttcagaagaagatgataaATCAGAAAGCAAGGATCCTACAGATCCACTTTCCATCGTGAAGTCACATATTGAGCAGGCTATCTTCTACGCGAAGTCTCCTGAAATTGAATTCGACATCTATAGAGAAGTTCCTCAGAGTGTCGTATTGCTAGCAATTGAAAGTGTCGTCACCGAAATTATCAACTCGACGTCACCATATCTACCAGCTTTTTTGCCTTCTATTTCAGAGATGTTGTTACAGAAGTCAAAATTATACCAAGAGTTGATTACTTTTTCCAACAGGAACTTCACAGGTATCAGTTCCAAAATAATACCCAAAATAGTGGaatttttggaaaaggTAGAGGCAGCATTAAACTTGTGGTTGTACATTGATGAGCAACAAGATCCGGAATTGAGGAAGGTATTGGAGGCTGTAGTTTTAGAATCCAATACTATCTCCTTGTCAGAAAACGATGAAGTTTTGAGAACCTTCTTCAGTAAAGGTGTACAGAATATAAACCCTGTTTTCACAAACTTAACTGAACGTTTGGTTGATAACGGAAACTCAACTTCAAACATTGTCGATCTCATTGTTAAAGTTTTGTATAATGGTGTCTACCAAATCGAGGCCAAGTACTTGTTGAACCATCTGGAATATCCAGTAATAAAGTCGTGGATTTATGACACTGACTTAGTTgtcagaattgaagatattttTACCAGTGAATATTGCAAGGATGTCATATTAACTCAGCAACGTCAAGCCAACCTTATCAAGTTTGTGGAAGTCTTATACTATTTTGTCACAATTGCAATCAGATACATGCAACGTTATGATCAACATAGTGAGAGTCTCAGTGATTACTCGAAATGGTACAAATCTAGAAGACATGCCTGGATAAATGttctcttgaagaatgcaTTGGTAGATGATGCTCTTTCTGTAGCAGAGAGCTACAGAGACTTTTCGTCTGTGGCATTTATCTTGGATAccgaaaaagaaaagggAGATAATGAAGAGGACATCAATTCCAAGTATGGATACTATTTCGATACATACGGTTATGAATTCGCCTCTAGTTTGTATGACTactatttgaagaatgatAAAATTCAACCACTTTTGTTGGGATTCACAAACTACAAGAACTATCTCGACCAGTATTTGGAAAAGGGAACCATCAAGACATCATCAGTAGCATGGATACGCTATTTGTTGGATCTGGAATTTTCCAAGGCTTCTGATTCTCTCACTAGGGCTGCTACCCACAAAGTAGatgagaatattgaaaatagaGAATTCAAGTATTCTCTTGCAAAGCTTGCTACAATTGCAGCAAGCAACGGTTCTGGCAATTCCAGAGCCACTCAGGAAAAACTTCAGCTAGCagaaaacaacttgattgcaattagaagtcaaagagCACTCTTCAAGGCTTTGGTTGGCGAAGAGCAATTCAAGGTTCTTACTTACGACTTCGCCAAGCGCTTTTATACAAACGCATCTGTGGAAAACGAAACCAAAGATAGGATTCTCGAAGGCTCTTTCACACAATTAGTGGAAAACAGGCCTATCTCGAACTcagacttgatcaactggTTGACGTTATTGAAGCCATCGGCACTTGACAACAATAATTTCACTCTTGCACTCAAGGTTGCTTCTGTCGAAGTAAATGAATCGAGATACCAGTACCTTATCAAATTGATTTGGCTAAGGTTGTTAGTTATTGGTGACGACTGGAGTCTGTTGCACAAGGACTTGATATCCAGCTCCGATTCTCAATCGAAGCagaagataagaaaaaCTGTATTGTTCCATActcttgtagaaattgGCTTGGATGCCAAATTAGTTGAACAAATGCATACCTTGTTGAGGAAAGGTCAGATTGATGATGAGATCGAAGATGATATTAATGTCAGAGAACATACTAGCTTGTTGTTGGCAAAATTAACTGATTACCGCGAGGAATACAATTTCCAATCGTGGGTTGAATCCGTACAACAGGAAGTGAAGAACTCGTCAAATCATCAATATTAA
- the RSA3 gene encoding ribosome assembly protein has product MAPPTAGAKKNNRRRKKRRTEDFSSDSDSSSSDSEQEQSTQNHIEEAEDELPKENINIEEIDIESDTEQGSNGKLVPEKLSLEQTKDLQHIKLTSTPLSNLTTNPKTIANAEQIQQALTKDRKELNNEYLKLMAGEFGNDLDELRKKPDFTDKSLVTLAKALQSGSNMFDVDTLNSILK; this is encoded by the coding sequence ATGGCACCACCGACAGCTGGagcgaagaagaacaacagaaggagaaagaagagaagaacagaGGACTTTTCGTCAGACTCCGACTCGTCGTCTTCTGACtctgaacaagaacaactgACTCAAAATCACATAGAAGAGGCTGAAGATGAGCTTCCCAAGGAAAACATAAAcatagaagaaattgatatAGAGTCTGACACAGAACAAGGGCTGAATGGGAAACTTGTTCCTGAGAAGTTGAGTCTCGAACAAACCAAAGATCTTCAGCATATTAAACTCACATCTACACCTTTGAGCAACTTGACTACAAATCCGAAGACTATAGCCAACGCCGAACAGATTCAACAGGCTTTGACAAAAGACAGAAAGGAGCTCAACAATGAgtatttgaaattgatggCTGGCGAGTTCGGCAACGACTTAGACgagttgagaaagaaacCGGATTTCACGGATAAGTCTTTGGTGACGTTGGCCAAGGCATTGCAGTCTGGAAGTAACATGTTCGATGTGGATACGTTGAACTCCATCCTCAAGTAG
- the RPF2 gene encoding Ribosome biogenesis protein RPF2, whose translation MIRTIKPKNARSKRALAKKEAKLVENTKSALFVPGSTGNKFLHDAMCDLMALKKPDAKKFSKKNEIRPFEDAAELEFFAEKNDTSLMVFSTHNKKRPNTLIFTRFFNHKVYDMIELSIQNNPKLLQDFKKLTFTIGLKPMFVFNGPAFDNHPVFMHLKSLFLDFYRGEETDLQDVAGLQHIIALSVGEIEDLNETKNLPLLHFRVYKLKTYKSGQKVPRVEVDEIGPRFDFKIGRRQTPAPEVEKESLMKPKQLVAKEKKNVSTDFMGDKVAQIHVGKQDLGKLQTRKMKGLKSKYDQDSDFDNESEDFAEGVESDIEYDAPQPKKQKV comes from the exons ATGATTAGAACTAT AAAACCGAAGAACGCTCGTTCCAAAAGAGCTCTCGCTAAGAAAGAAGCTAAGCTTGTAGAGAACACGAAGTCTGCCTTGTTTGTACCAGGCTCGACCGGAAACAAATTCTTGCATGATGCAATGTGTGATTTGATGGCCTTGAAAAAGCCTGATGCAAAGaagttctccaagaagaacgaaATCAGACCATTTGAAGATGCTGCTGAGTTGGAATTCTttgctgaaaaaaatgATACTTCGCTCATGGTATTCTCGACTCACAACAAAAAGAGACCAAACACCTTAATATTTACCCGTTTCTTCAACCACAAAGTATACGATATGATTGAGTTGTCGATCCAGAACAACCCCAAGTTGTTAcaagacttcaagaagttgaccTTCACTATTGGCTTGAAGCCCATGTTCGTGTTTAATGGCCCAGCCTTTGACAACCACCCTGTATTCATGCATTTGAAGtctttgttcttggatttcTACAGAGGAGAAGAAACTGATTTGCAAGATGTAGCTGGCTTGCAACATATCATTGCCTTGTCAGTGGGCGAAATCGAAGACCTCAACGAAACCAAAAACTTACCATTATTGCATTTCAGAGTGtacaaattgaagacttATAAATCTGGCCAGAAGGTGCCTCGTGTTGAGGTTGACGAGATAGGTCCAAGATTCGACTTCAAGATTGGCAGAAGACAGACTCCTGctccagaagttgagaagGAATCTCTCATGAAACCTAAGCAACTCGTAGccaaggaaaagaagaacgtTTCCACTGACTTCATGGGTGATAAGGTGGCACAAATCCACGTCGGTAAGCAAGACTTGGGCAAGTTGCAGACCAGAAAGATGAAGGGATTGAAGTCTAAGTATGACCAGGACAGTGATTTCGATAACGAAAGTGAAGATTTCGCTGAAGGTGTCGAAAGTGACATCGAATATGATGCTCCTCagccaaagaagcaaaagGTGTAG
- a CDS encoding predicted protein — protein sequence MARKSIDFSQSLLKFQAARRSGVSTTESASTDKAPISETSSNSTSTNSTNSTNPKLTPNPTIYSISTKPPNHNRAKLTSTVDLLNAFSPRSTASPEVEDIESLKTKYAIQNRSLAKSNSALTSKVSDLESRVSELINENMSLRKNRSAKDLESKKLLQESLDMIEDKVLLKFNEILQFLKIVRNIENLPENPNLDVLTDLSRPLTSTPLERETFISTPELDLTFSSRTNNVNSVNKTAETNLVRDTDMSPNLTANQTFAEQSVTDFGHNINNHNISTILEARESDISMEADPEKQSLMVESNSEIPKDTKQKKSNAPSRSRSKPKIDTLRGNERKNEHSLIVEDQRSREISKIDIPRDNEEKHENLLNGEEPRRSSRSKKAVNYTPLPISAKMRRESVKMMDAVGENVLINYVVPKIKKEDETKERKRKISSTKTPEPDVKTKRRPLANITNVSRQSARSDKEKIVKSNEIAESDLSVFDFEDDKPRPTN from the coding sequence atggCGCGAAAGTCTATAGACTTTTCGCAGTCCTTGCTCAAATTCCAGGCTGCGCGGCGATCTGGAGTTTCTACTACGGAATCCGCATCTACAGACAAAGCGCCAATATCAGAAACATCTAGTaattcaacatcaacaaattcaacaaattcaacaaatccaAAATTGACACCAAATCCAACGATATATTCAATATCGACTAAACCACCAAATCACAACAGGGCTAAATTGACGAGCACTGTAGATTTACTCAATGCATTTAGTCCCAGATCTACTGCTTCcccagaagttgaagatatcgaGTCTCTCAAAACAAAGTATGCCATTCAGAACCGGTCGCTTGCCAAATCGAACTCAGCACTCACATCTAAAGTGTCGGACTTAGAGTCCCGTGTTAGTGAGCTCATAAACGAGAACATGAGCTTACGGAAGAATCGTTCAGCGAAAGACTTGGAGTCTAAGAAACTATTGCAAGAGAGTCTTGATATGATAGAAGATAAAGTCTTGCTAAAGTTCAACGAAATATTacaattcttgaaaatagTACGAAATATTGAGAATCTTCCTGAGAACCCAAACTTGGATGTGTTGACCGATTTGAGCAGACCATTGACATCGACACCTCTAGAGAGAGAGACCTTTATTTCAACCCCGGAATTAGATTTGACCTTCCTGTCCCGAACAAACAACGTAAACAGTGTAAACAAAACTGCGGAGACGAACTTGGTGAGAGACACTGACATGAGTCCAAATTTAACTGCCAACCAAACTTTTGCAGAACAGTCAGTAACTGATTTCGGCCATAACATTAACAATCATAACATCTCCACTATTCTTGAGGCCAGAGAGCTGGATATCTCTATGGAAGCAGATCCGGAAAAACAAAGCTTGATGGTAGAATCTAATCTGGAAATACCGAAGGACACAAAACAAAAGAAGTCTAACGCACCTTCAAGATCCAGATCCAAACCAAAGATTGACACTTTACGCGGCAATGAACGCAAAAACGAGCATTCATTAATCGTAGAAGATCAAAGATCCAGagaaatatcaaaaattGACATTCCTCGCGATAACGAAGAAAAACATGAGAATTTGTTAAACGGTGAAGAGCCAAGAAGATCGAGTCGTAGTAAAAAAGCTGTGAACTACACTCCTCTCCCAATCAGTGCTAAGATGAGAAGAGAGTCTGTCAAGATGATGGACGCTGTAGGAGAAAATGTCTTGATCAACTATGTAGTTCCTAAAATTAAAAAGGAAGACGAAAcaaaggaaagaaagagaaaaattCTGTCGACAAAAACACCAGAACCTGATGTTAAGACAAAAAGGCGACCACTAGCCAATATTACTAATGTCTCACGTCAACTGGCAAGGTCCGATAAGGAAAAGATTGTTAAATCCAACGAAATTGCAGAATCAGACTTGTCTGTATTTGACTTCGAAGACGACAAACCACGGCCGACAAAT